The following proteins are encoded in a genomic region of Planococcus lenghuensis:
- the obgE gene encoding GTPase ObgE produces the protein MFVDHVKVYVKGGDGGDGMVAFRREKYVPNGGPAGGDGGRGADVIFEVDEGLRTLMDFRYKRHFKADRGEHGMSKNQHGRKAKEMVVPVPPGTVVMDAETGAVIADLVEQGQRAVIARGGRGGRGNTRFATPKNPAPELSEKGEPGVERDVVLELKVLADVGLVGFPSVGKSTLLSVVTSAKPKIGAYHFTTIVPNLGMVETPDNRSFAMADLPGLIEGAHEGVGLGHQFLRHIERTRVIVHVIDMSGMEGRDPYEDYVTINEELKQYNLRLTERPQLIVANKMDIPDSEENLKAFKAKLPEDAKVFPISAVSRDGLSNLLFAIADLLEVTPEFPLISEEELASDKAVLYKHEAKGDEFVITRDDDGAFVVTGYAIERLFKMTDFSREDSTRRFARQMRGMGIDDALRERGAENGDTVRLLDYDFEFID, from the coding sequence ATGTTTGTAGATCACGTAAAAGTGTATGTGAAAGGCGGCGACGGCGGCGACGGAATGGTGGCGTTCCGCCGCGAGAAATACGTCCCGAACGGCGGACCGGCCGGCGGCGACGGCGGCAGAGGCGCCGACGTCATATTTGAAGTGGATGAAGGTTTGCGGACATTGATGGATTTCCGCTATAAACGCCATTTTAAAGCGGACCGCGGCGAGCATGGTATGAGCAAAAACCAGCACGGCCGGAAAGCGAAAGAAATGGTGGTTCCTGTACCGCCGGGCACAGTCGTCATGGATGCGGAAACAGGCGCCGTGATTGCGGATCTCGTGGAACAGGGCCAACGGGCAGTCATTGCCCGCGGCGGACGGGGCGGACGCGGCAATACGCGCTTTGCCACACCGAAAAACCCGGCACCGGAACTATCGGAAAAAGGCGAACCGGGCGTGGAGCGCGATGTCGTCCTTGAACTGAAAGTGCTGGCGGATGTCGGCCTGGTCGGCTTCCCGAGCGTCGGGAAATCGACGTTATTATCGGTTGTCACATCAGCGAAACCGAAAATCGGCGCGTATCATTTCACGACGATCGTTCCGAACCTCGGCATGGTCGAAACACCGGACAACCGCAGCTTTGCCATGGCGGATCTGCCCGGACTGATTGAAGGCGCACATGAAGGGGTCGGGCTCGGCCATCAATTCCTGCGTCACATCGAGCGGACTCGCGTCATCGTGCATGTCATCGACATGTCCGGTATGGAAGGCCGCGATCCGTATGAGGATTATGTGACGATCAATGAAGAGCTTAAGCAATACAATTTGCGCCTGACCGAACGGCCGCAATTGATCGTGGCGAATAAAATGGATATTCCGGATTCGGAAGAAAACCTGAAAGCGTTCAAGGCGAAACTGCCGGAAGATGCCAAAGTATTCCCGATTTCCGCCGTATCCCGCGATGGATTGTCGAACCTGCTGTTTGCGATTGCGGACCTGCTCGAAGTCACGCCGGAGTTCCCGCTCATCTCGGAAGAAGAACTGGCGTCTGATAAAGCAGTGCTGTACAAGCATGAAGCAAAAGGTGATGAATTTGTCATCACGCGCGATGATGACGGTGCGTTTGTCGTGACGGGTTATGCAATCGAGCGTCTGTTCAAGATGACCGATTTCTCCCGCGAAGACTCGACCCGCCGGTTTGCGCGACAGATGCGCGGTATGGGCATTGATGACGCGCTGCGTGAACGCGGTGCGGAAAATGGCGACACCGTTCGTCTGCTCGATTACGATTTCGAATTCATTGACTGA
- a CDS encoding ribosomal-processing cysteine protease Prp, protein MIQVIVTEHDGRVASFEMSGHADYAEHGQDLVCAGASAVSFGAVNAIVELTGIEPAIEQADSGYLQVGFPELPDRVKDEQVQLIVRSMIVSLQTIEQGYGDFIAITFKG, encoded by the coding sequence ATGATCCAAGTGATTGTTACGGAACATGACGGCCGGGTTGCTTCGTTTGAAATGTCCGGACATGCCGATTATGCAGAACACGGTCAGGATCTCGTCTGTGCCGGCGCTTCCGCTGTCTCGTTCGGGGCAGTGAACGCCATTGTGGAACTGACGGGGATTGAGCCTGCGATCGAGCAGGCCGACAGCGGTTATCTGCAGGTCGGTTTTCCGGAACTGCCAGACAGGGTAAAGGATGAGCAAGTACAGCTCATTGTCCGGTCGATGATTGTTTCCTTACAGACGATTGAACAAGGCTACGGTGATTTTATTGCCATTACCTTCAAAGGGTAG
- the rplU gene encoding 50S ribosomal protein L21 yields the protein MYAIIETGGKQVKVAPGQEIFIEKLPAEAGDTVTFDKVLLVGGDNTQVGAPYVDGATVTAKVEKQGRAKKITVFKYKAKKNYRRKQGHRQPYTKVVIDGINL from the coding sequence ATGTACGCAATTATTGAAACAGGCGGCAAGCAAGTGAAAGTGGCGCCAGGCCAGGAAATCTTCATCGAGAAGCTTCCAGCTGAGGCAGGCGACACAGTGACGTTCGATAAAGTTCTGCTCGTAGGCGGAGACAACACGCAAGTCGGTGCTCCTTACGTTGATGGAGCAACTGTTACGGCGAAAGTCGAAAAACAGGGACGCGCGAAGAAAATCACGGTTTTCAAATACAAAGCGAAAAAGAACTACCGGCGCAAGCAAGGTCATCGTCAGCCTTACACGAAAGTCGTAATCGACGGTATCAACCTGTAA
- the pheA gene encoding prephenate dehydratase has product MMEHSTRGAISYLGPKASFTHLAAARLFGDDNLKPYTTIPECIEAVAEGAVDYAVVPVENALEGSVSLTVDYLFHDVELYVAAEITSPIEQHLLVHPDNRDADAFEAIYSHPQALAQSHKFLYYTYRSTPLEQMTSTAAAAKMVSELPERAIAAIGNEFSAKTYGLTILERNIHDFHFNHTRFFVLSRDNQKLGLPNHKGDVKTTLMISLPADDRSGALHQVLSVFAWRQLNLTKIESRPLKTGLGDYFFIVDVTEDAAARMMQGAFEELEALGCDVKSLGSYYRYEG; this is encoded by the coding sequence ATGATGGAACATTCGACCCGTGGAGCGATATCTTATCTTGGACCGAAAGCGTCATTCACGCATTTGGCCGCAGCCCGATTATTCGGCGATGACAACCTGAAGCCGTATACGACCATACCTGAATGCATCGAAGCGGTGGCGGAAGGTGCGGTGGACTATGCGGTGGTGCCGGTGGAAAATGCGCTTGAAGGTTCAGTCTCGCTGACAGTCGATTACTTGTTTCATGACGTCGAGCTGTACGTGGCTGCGGAAATAACATCACCGATCGAGCAGCATTTGCTTGTCCATCCGGATAACCGGGACGCGGACGCATTTGAAGCGATTTATTCGCATCCGCAGGCGCTTGCGCAATCCCATAAATTCCTGTATTACACGTATCGGTCCACACCGCTCGAGCAGATGACGTCCACGGCAGCGGCCGCCAAAATGGTGAGCGAGCTGCCGGAACGCGCGATTGCCGCAATCGGTAATGAATTTTCGGCGAAAACATACGGACTGACGATTCTCGAGCGCAATATCCATGATTTCCATTTCAATCATACGCGCTTTTTCGTCTTGAGCCGGGATAACCAAAAGCTTGGCTTGCCGAATCATAAAGGGGACGTGAAGACAACGCTGATGATTTCACTGCCGGCGGATGACCGGTCGGGCGCACTTCATCAGGTGCTGTCAGTCTTCGCGTGGCGTCAGCTCAACTTGACCAAAATCGAGTCGCGGCCGCTGAAAACCGGCCTTGGCGATTATTTCTTCATTGTCGATGTGACAGAAGACGCGGCGGCGCGCATGATGCAAGGGGCATTCGAAGAACTCGAAGCTCTTGGCTGTGACGTGAAATCGCTCGGATCGTATTATAGGTATGAGGGCTGA
- the rpmA gene encoding 50S ribosomal protein L27 has product MLKLDLQFFASKKGVGSTKNGRDSESKRLGAKRADGQYVSGGSILYRQRGTKIYPGENVGRGGDDTLFAKADGIVRFERYGRDRKKVSVYPAVQEA; this is encoded by the coding sequence ATGTTGAAATTGGATCTTCAGTTTTTCGCATCCAAAAAGGGTGTAGGTTCAACGAAAAACGGACGTGACTCCGAATCGAAACGCCTTGGCGCTAAACGCGCTGACGGCCAGTACGTTTCAGGCGGTTCGATCCTTTACCGCCAGCGCGGTACAAAGATCTATCCGGGTGAAAACGTCGGACGCGGCGGAGACGACACACTTTTCGCTAAGGCGGACGGCATCGTGCGCTTTGAGCGTTACGGACGCGACCGCAAAAAAGTGAGCGTGTATCCTGCAGTGCAGGAAGCTTAA
- a CDS encoding Spo0B domain-containing protein: protein MKDKLTVAEALQHARHDFLNKLQLIKINADLGKTDRISGLIEEFAELAKVQSCLVRLGLPVTEEWLLTAGWRFPEFLVNVECSGDRAPQELDQQFTDFLEALLIGITETCDMETETVCTVRLGAEQSLFKITVLLNGHLPALPSYPEDVLTVEQQQAEQDTIITVTAKLEG, encoded by the coding sequence ATGAAGGACAAGCTTACTGTAGCGGAAGCCCTGCAGCATGCGCGCCACGATTTTTTGAATAAACTCCAGCTCATTAAAATCAATGCCGATCTTGGGAAAACGGACCGGATCAGCGGGCTGATCGAGGAGTTTGCGGAACTGGCGAAAGTACAGAGCTGTCTAGTGCGGCTTGGGCTGCCGGTCACGGAAGAGTGGCTGCTGACAGCCGGGTGGCGCTTTCCTGAATTCCTGGTGAATGTGGAATGCAGCGGCGACCGGGCACCGCAGGAGTTGGACCAGCAATTTACTGATTTTCTTGAAGCGCTGTTGATTGGCATCACGGAAACGTGCGATATGGAGACGGAAACCGTCTGTACCGTGCGCCTTGGTGCTGAACAGTCGCTGTTTAAAATAACCGTCCTGTTGAACGGTCATTTGCCGGCACTGCCTTCTTACCCGGAAGATGTGCTGACAGTGGAACAGCAGCAAGCGGAACAGGATACGATTATCACTGTGACCGCGAAGTTGGAGGGATAA